A genomic window from Pseudonocardia broussonetiae includes:
- a CDS encoding AsnC family transcriptional regulator: MTGPLGALDRRIVGALQVDGRAAWERIAAVLGEPEGTVARHGAALLGEGGVRVVGVPAPEAGAVVHLRCGPGQERVAVLALARRGDTRWAHLLAGPAGGVAEIRCPPDRLARLVGDELPRVPGLVDATADTVLRHVRTEDEWRPGLLATEECDALSEHLPPPGDAPFGEVKELSPSDRMLLTALQFDARRGDEELAEVTGLSRSAVPRRVDRLRRDGRLRIRVVVDPARIGFPLRAVVRASAVPRDVAAVAAGLRREPWVLRACRVTGDRPLLAEVAVPGVDALHDLTTDAPWLDRVTALDTAVVVGTLKDGGLFSPPAPRSSWD, translated from the coding sequence GTGACCGGCCCCCTCGGCGCGCTCGACCGCCGCATCGTCGGCGCGCTGCAGGTCGACGGCCGCGCCGCCTGGGAGCGGATCGCCGCCGTGCTCGGCGAGCCCGAGGGCACCGTCGCCCGGCACGGGGCGGCGCTGCTGGGTGAGGGCGGGGTCCGGGTCGTCGGCGTGCCGGCGCCGGAGGCTGGCGCGGTCGTGCACCTGCGCTGCGGGCCCGGTCAGGAGCGGGTGGCCGTGCTCGCGCTGGCCCGTCGCGGCGACACCCGCTGGGCGCACCTGCTCGCGGGCCCGGCCGGGGGCGTCGCGGAGATCCGCTGCCCGCCCGACCGGCTCGCCCGGCTCGTCGGCGACGAGCTGCCCCGCGTGCCCGGCCTCGTCGACGCCACCGCCGACACGGTCCTGCGCCACGTCCGCACCGAGGACGAGTGGCGTCCCGGCCTGCTCGCCACCGAGGAGTGCGACGCCCTGTCCGAGCACCTGCCCCCGCCCGGCGACGCGCCGTTCGGCGAGGTCAAGGAGCTGAGCCCGAGCGACCGCATGCTGCTCACCGCCCTGCAGTTCGACGCCCGCCGCGGCGACGAGGAGCTGGCCGAGGTCACCGGGCTCTCGCGCAGCGCCGTGCCCCGCCGCGTCGACCGCCTCCGCCGCGACGGCCGCCTGCGCATCCGCGTCGTCGTCGACCCGGCCCGGATCGGGTTCCCCCTGCGCGCCGTCGTGCGCGCGTCGGCGGTGCCGCGGGACGTGGCGGCCGTGGCCGCCGGGCTGCGCCGCGAGCCCTGGGTGCTGCGGGCGTGCCGCGTCACCGGCGACCGCCCATTGCTGGCCGAGGTCGCGGTGCCCGGAGTCGACGCCCTGCACGACCTCACCACCGACGCCCCCTGGCTCGACCGCGTCACCGCCCTGGACACCGCGGTGGTCGTCGGCACGCTCAAGGACGGCGGGCTGTTCAGCCCGCCCGCCCCGCGCTCGTCCTGGGACTGA
- a CDS encoding DUF1990 family protein codes for MRGPDLPAIVEDLGRRHINYDEGQAPPHVTHGWHQDRWTLELGYEQPGEPEPHGLVHDAGELVNGYEFTDPAVLRAVYRYPADVVGRDMLLQGRFANFRFLMGVRITSELDELRDGPNGPERVVGWAYQTLDGHLEQGKLVYEVAKELQTGRVEFRIDAYSRQSEIRNPLYRVGFAVFGRRTQLRFYRAALGRLRDRLPNLPGTAEPGPDGLVRVPTGAPPDRVTWAEIHVVHPGV; via the coding sequence CTGAGGGGCCCGGACCTGCCCGCGATCGTCGAGGACCTCGGCCGCCGGCACATCAACTACGACGAGGGCCAGGCCCCGCCGCACGTCACGCACGGGTGGCACCAGGACCGCTGGACCCTCGAGCTCGGCTACGAGCAGCCCGGCGAGCCCGAGCCCCACGGGCTCGTGCACGACGCCGGCGAGCTCGTGAACGGCTACGAGTTCACCGACCCGGCGGTCCTGCGCGCGGTGTACCGCTACCCCGCCGACGTGGTGGGCCGCGACATGCTGCTGCAGGGCCGCTTCGCGAACTTCCGGTTCCTCATGGGCGTGCGGATCACCTCCGAGCTCGACGAGCTGCGCGACGGCCCGAACGGCCCGGAGCGCGTCGTCGGGTGGGCGTACCAGACCCTCGACGGGCACCTGGAGCAGGGGAAGCTCGTCTACGAGGTGGCCAAGGAGCTGCAGACCGGGCGGGTGGAGTTCCGGATCGACGCGTACTCGCGCCAGTCCGAGATCCGCAACCCGCTCTACCGCGTCGGCTTCGCGGTGTTCGGCCGGCGCACCCAGCTGCGGTTCTACCGGGCCGCGCTGGGCCGCCTGCGCGACCGCCTCCCGAACCTGCCCGGCACGGCCGAGCCGGGGCCCGACGGCCTGGTCCGCGTGCCCACCGGTGCCCCGCCGGACCGGGTGACGTGGGCGGAGATCCACGTGGTGCACCCGGGGGTCTGA